From Cricetulus griseus strain 17A/GY chromosome 1 unlocalized genomic scaffold, alternate assembly CriGri-PICRH-1.0 chr1_0, whole genome shotgun sequence, a single genomic window includes:
- the Mvb12a gene encoding multivesicular body subunit 12A: MDSGADVEPLAGLVWSSALTPPPPGFSAITCTVEGATASFGRGFAQKAGYFLCLSPLGSLRNPQDNVVVDMQIVMDKGPPPSGFSTVNDPLDSKASVSKKKRMCVKLMPLGAADMVVCDVKLSGKTKTVPGYLRVGDMGGFAIWCKKSKAPRPVPKPRTVSQDMRGLSLDPPTQPSKGSHPERTLSRIGSRASTLRRNDSIYEASSLYGISAMDGVPFTLHPRFEGKSCGPLNLSAFGDLTIKSLADIEKEYNYGFVVEKTAAARLPPSVS, from the exons ATGGATTCCGGGGCGGACGTGGAGCCGCTGGCGGGCCTGGTCTGGTCGTCAGCCTTAACACCGCCGCCCCCGGGTTTCAGCGCG ATCACCTGCACCGTGGAGGGCGCGACCGCCAGCTTCGGCCGCGGTTTCGCTCAGAAAGCCGGCTACTTTCTGTGTCTGAGCCCGCTGGGCAGCCTGAGG AACCCTCAGGACAATGTGGTAGTAGACATGCAGATCGTGATGGACAAGGGCCCCCCGCCATCCGGCTTCTCTACAGTGAACGACCCTCTAGACTCCA AGGCCTCTGTGTCCAAGAAGAAGCGCATGTGTGTGAAGCTGATGCCCCTGGGGGCTGCCGACATGGTTGTGTGTGACGTGAAACTGAGTGGGAAGACCAAGACAGTGCCTGGATACCTGCGTGTGGG GGACATGGGTGGTTTTGCCATCTGGTGCAAGAAATCCAAGGCCCCAAGACCAGTGCCCAAGCCCCGCACTGTCAGCCAGGATATGCGGGGCCTCTCACTGGATCCACCCACACAGCCCAG CAAAGGCAGCCACCCTGAGCGGACACTGTCTAGGATAGGCTCTCGAGCATCCACTCTGCGGAGGAATGACTCCATCTATGAAGCATCCAGTCTCTATGGTATCTCAG CCATGGATGGGGTTCCCTTTACACTGCACCCCCGTTTTGAGGGCAAGAGCTGTGGGCCTCTG AACTTGTCTGCCTTTGGGGACCTGACCATTAAGTCGCTGGCAGACATTGAGAAGGAG tATAACTATGGCTTCGTGGTGGAAAAGACAGCAGCTGCACGCCTGCCCCCCAGCGTCTCATAG